One part of the Anguilla anguilla isolate fAngAng1 chromosome 11, fAngAng1.pri, whole genome shotgun sequence genome encodes these proteins:
- the LOC118207360 gene encoding ATP-dependent 6-phosphofructokinase, muscle type-like yields MSATPEAPVDPTTMGVGKAIAVLTSGGDAQGMNAAVRATVRVGLYTGAKVYFVHEGYQGLVDGGDNIRPATWESVSMMLQLGGTVIGSARCKDFRTREGRTQAAFNLVKLGITNLCVIGGDGSLTGANQFRTEWSELLEDLLEEEKITEEEAQSSSHLNIVGMVGSIDNDFCGTDMTIGTDSALHRIMEVVDSITTTAQSHQRTFILEVMGRHCGYLALVTALACGADWVFIPEMPPEEDWEEHLCRRLIETRGRGSRLNVIIVAEGAMDSQGKPITSEDIRQLVSTKLGYDTRATVLGHVQRGGTPSAFDRILGSRMGVEAVMALLEATPETPACVVSLSGNQAVRLPLMECVQVTKDVTTAMAEGRFDDAIKLRGKSFENNWNTYKLLAHVRPPDVKSNINVAILNVGAPCSGMNAAVRSAVRIGIIQGHNMLAVHDGFEGLAQGLIEPITWAGVGGWTGKGGSMLGTKRVLPGKLLEDISLSIAKFNIHALVIIGGFEAFVGGLELVAARQKYEELCIPLVVIPATVSNNVPGSDFSIGADTALNTITSTCDRIKQSAAGTKRRVFIIETMGGYCGYLATMAGLSAGADAAYIYEDHFSIHDLEVNVGHLVEKMKTTVKRGLILRNENCSANYTTDFIFNLYSEEGKGIFDCRKNVLGHMQQGGTPTPFDRNFGTKMGAKSVLWLTEKLKECYRHGRIFANNPDSACLLGMKKRSLVFTPLAELKEQTDFEHRIPKTQWWLSLRPLLKVLAKYKVKIDTSEHAHLEHVICKTAVVPKTP; encoded by the exons ATGTCCGCCACGCCCGAAGCGCCGGTCGACCCCACCACAATGGGTGTTGGGAAGGCCATCGCGGTGCTGACGTCCGGAGGCGACGCTCAAG GCATGAATGCGGCAGTGAGGGCCACGGTCAGAGTGGGCCTCTACACCGGAGCCAAGGTCTACTTCGTTCACGAG gggtACCAGGGTCTGGTTGATGGGGGGGATAACATTCGTCCTGCTACCTGGGAGAGCGTGTCCATGATGCTTCAGCTG GGGGGCACTGTGATTGGCAGCGCCCGTTGTAAGGATTTCCGAACCAGGGAAGGGCGCACGCAGGCCGCCTTCAATCTGGTCAAGCTTGGCATCACCAACCTCTGCGTGATTGGTGGCGATGGCAGCTTGACCGGTGCCAACCAGTTCCGTACCGAGTGGAGCGAGCTGTTAGAGGACCTGCTGGAGGAAG AAAAGATCACGGAGGAGGAGGCCCAAAGCTCCTCACACCTCAACATCGTGGGCATGGTAGGGTCCATCGACAACGACTTCTGCGGCACGGACATGACCATCGGCACAGACTCCGCCCTCCACCGCATCATGGAGGTGGTGGACTCCATCACCACCACGGCGCAGAG CCATCAAAGGACCTTCATCCTGGAGGTGATGGGAAGACACTGtgg GTATCTGGCCCTGGTCACAGCTCTGGCCTGTGGGGCTGACTGGGTGTTTATCCCTGAGATGCCCCCAGAGGAAGACTGGGAGGAGCACCTGTGCAGGAGACTCATTGAG ACCAGAGGCAGGGGATCTCGTCTGAATGTCATCATCGTGGCTGAGGGGGCCATGGACTCGCAAGGAAAACCCATCACGTCCGAGGACATCAGACAG cTGGTATCAACAAAACTGGGGTACGACACGCGCGCGACTGTCCTGGGACACGTCCAGAGAGGTGGAACCCCCTCTGCTTTCGACAGAATCCTG gGCAGCAGGATGGGCGTAGAGGCCGTTATGGCTCTGTTAGAGGCCACCCCGGAGACCCCCGCCTGTGTGGTCAGTCTGTCAGGAAACCAGGCTGTCAGGCTGCCCCTCATGGAGTGCGTTCAAGTG acaaAAGACGTGACCACTGCCATGGCAGAGGGAAGATTTGATGATGCCATCAAACTGAGGGGAAA GAGCTTCGAGAATAACTGGAACACTTATAAACTGCTGGCTCATGTGCGCCCTCCAGATGTCAAG AGCAACATCAACGTGGCAATCCTGAACGTGGGGGCTCCCTGCTCGGGGATGAACGCCGCCGTGCGCTCGGCCGTCAGGATCGGCATCATCCAGGGCCACAACATGCTGGCCGTGCACGACGGCTTCGAGGGGCTGGCGCAGGGCCTG ATTGAGCCCATAACCTGGGCTGGGGTCGGGGGCTGGACAGGAAAGGGTGGATCCATGCTGGGCACCAAGAG GGTTCTGCCAGGCAAGTTGCTGGAGGACATCAGTCTGAGCATTGCCAAGTTCAACATCCACGCTCTGGTCATTATCGGCGGTTTCGAG GCATTTGTTGGTGGGTTGGAGCTGGTAGCCGCCAGACAGAAGTATGAAGAGCTCTGTATCCCCCTGGTGGTCATTCCTGCCACAGTCTCCAACAACGTCCCAGGATCTGACTTCAGTATTGGAGCTGACACTGCCCTGAACACCATCACCTCG ACGTGCGACAGGATCAAGCAGTCGGCCGCCGGGACCAAGCGCCGCGTGTTCATCATCGAGACGATGGGCGGGTACTGCGGGTACCTGGCCACCATGGCGGGCCTGTCGGCGGGCGCGGATGCTGCCTACATCTATGAGGATCACTTCAGCATTCACGACCTGGAG GTCAACGTCGGGCACCTGGTGGAGAAGATGAAGACCACTGTGAAGCGGGGCCTGATCCTCAG GAATGAGAACTGCAGCGCCAACTACACCACCGACTTCATCTTCAACCTGTACTCTGAGGAGGGGAAGGGCATTTTCGACTGCCGGAAGAACGTCCTGGGGCACATGCAGCAG GGTgggacccccacccccttcgaCAGGAACTTTGGCACCAAGATGGGAGCCAAGTCTGTGCTGTGGCTGACCGAGAAGCTGAAGGAATGCTACAGACATG GTCGCATCTTCGCCAACAACCCAGACTCTGCCTGTCTGCTGGGAATGAAGAAGAGGTCGCTGGTCTTCACGCCCCTGGCTGAGCTGAAGGAGCAGACTGACTTTGA GCATCGCATCCCAAAGACACAGTGGTGGTTGAGTCTGCGGCCACTCCTCAAAGTCCTGGCCAAGTACAAGGTGAAGATAGACACTTCAGAGCACGCCCACTTGGAGCACGTCATCTGCAAGACTGCTGTCGTCCCCAAAACTCCATAA